CCGCTCCATTGGTGTTGGTTATCAATTATATTCATTAACACGTGTTAATAAAGCTTTGGCGTTTGTCTGGGCCGATTTGAAACCGCACAAAGAAACGATTGTCAGCATGCTAAAAGTTGCCGCTGGCGGAACGGGGCAGTTTTTAGTCTCTTCCGCAAGCTGGATTTTCCTTACCAGAATTCTGGCAGAATTTGGCAGTGATGTTGTTGCCGGTTATACCATTGCGATTCGTGTAATCATGTTTACGCTTTTACCAGCCTGGGGTTTGGCAAATGCAGCGGCAACTTTGGTCGGACAAAACCTGGGTGCGGGAAAACCGGAACGTGCAGAAATCTCGGTATGGAAATGCGCCTCATACAATTTGTTTTTCCTGCTCGGACTTTCCATTTTAATGTTTGCGGGAGCAGAAAGCATTATTGGCTGGTTCAGTCCGAATATTGAAGTCATTCATACCGGGAAACTGGCCTTGCGCGTTTTGTGTCTCGGTTATGGATTTTATGCTTACAGTATGGTAGTAATCCAATCGCTAAATGGTGCAGGTGATACAAAAACGCCAACCGTTTTAAATTTAATTTGTTTCTGGTTACTCGAAATCCCGTTGGCTTATGTGTTGGCAATATTTTTCGCACTTGGCCCAATTGGTGTTTTTATTTCAGTACCCGTTGCTGAATCAATTTTGGCATTGCTGGGCATATGGCGATTTAGAATGGGAAAATGGAAAACGGTGAAGGTTTAGCGGTCGGCAGTCGGCTTTCGGCTTTCAGATGATGGAATTGAACAAAGTTGTTACTCATTCAGTTGAATGTCTGAACTGGTATAAACATCAGAATCTAATAAGCTGAAAAGCCGACTGCCGAAGTTAAAATTATCATCCTTATGTCCACTGACTCTTTAAAGATTCGTCAATATATCGAAATTCATTTCTCCTTTTTTGAAACAGCTTTAAAGGAAAAAATAGAAGAAGTTGCTATTCTGAAACATTTTCCGGCAGGAGAATTGATCATGCGTCAGGGACAATATTTTAAACATACCGTACTGATCGCAGAAGGTCTTATCAAACTGTACCGTGAAGGCCACGACGGTGAAGAAGCTTTCATCTATCATTTAAATCCAGGGCAAGCCTGCGCTTTATCCATTATATGTGCCGCCAAACAGGAAACCAGCCAAGTCCTCGGCAAAGCGGTTGAAAATACTGTGGCTATTTTAATACCGGTTCCCGTCATCGACGAACTGATGAAAAATTATAAAAGCTGGTATTATTTTGTTTTGG
The nucleotide sequence above comes from Dyadobacter subterraneus. Encoded proteins:
- a CDS encoding MATE family efflux transporter, producing MKKWFQLLRQALSGSEESFTDGSINRAIFLLSVPMIMEMVMESLFAVVDIFFVSKVSIEAVATVGLTESVITLVYSVAIGLSTAATATIARRIGEENMAQARVAIGQVILISLAISLPIAVAGFVFAGDVLSTMGADPNVIKTGTVFAQIQFLSAPVVILLYSLSGALRGAGAAATAMRSLIIANCLNMILGPTLIFGFGIIPAFGVTGAAIATALGRSIGVGYQLYSLTRVNKALAFVWADLKPHKETIVSMLKVAAGGTGQFLVSSASWIFLTRILAEFGSDVVAGYTIAIRVIMFTLLPAWGLANAAATLVGQNLGAGKPERAEISVWKCASYNLFFLLGLSILMFAGAESIIGWFSPNIEVIHTGKLALRVLCLGYGFYAYSMVVIQSLNGAGDTKTPTVLNLICFWLLEIPLAYVLAIFFALGPIGVFISVPVAESILALLGIWRFRMGKWKTVKV
- a CDS encoding Crp/Fnr family transcriptional regulator, with product MSTDSLKIRQYIEIHFSFFETALKEKIEEVAILKHFPAGELIMRQGQYFKHTVLIAEGLIKLYREGHDGEEAFIYHLNPGQACALSIICAAKQETSQVLGKAVENTVAILIPVPVIDELMKNYKSWYYFVLENYRERFDELLLLLDHVIFKGMDERLEFYLQNQVKQKGSNELTVTHQEIALDLNSSREVISRLLKKMEMDKKVRLNRNSIEWLN